The following DNA comes from Anticarsia gemmatalis isolate Benzon Research Colony breed Stoneville strain chromosome 10, ilAntGemm2 primary, whole genome shotgun sequence.
ATACAACAACATTGTgctttataaatgaaatagtaaaaattatataaaacgattgaaagtttataatatttgtatccATTTCTGAACAGGTCGGTACCTAATCGGAAGCCATGGGTATGTCTCGGTGCTACTCGCTAATGAAATGTTTGCTGatcatttttaacattatatttttggtaagtaaagtaaaatcttaatattataagttagtTGACGATTAGATACTTAATCATTCGCTACAATTACGAGTTTCATTTTTAACTCTTTATTGCTTGTCATTCGGTTCGCCTGCGTTTCTActctataatttatttctcttcGACAATAACTAACCGTAACCTGTCATCGTCTCTAAACCTCTTTAGTATAGCTTCGATACCGTGTCAATATCGTCGGAATATACATGAAAGGATCACAGGCAGCCATAAGCGCGCGTGGTCCGCCCAATGTTTACACGAGCCGAACTGCAACGTAAACAAACACGTTAGAGCTTCCGCGAGTAACGAAGGAGCCGAGTGCAGGCGCGACACATCAACACATGTAGCAGACGCTGAGTCGAGACCCTCGGTTGCAGTGCGTGGGCAGCGGCGCGTGCGGGTTCGCGGCGTGGGCGCTGTGGGACGGGCGCGGCAGCGAGAGCGCGGCGGGGCGCGCCGGGCTGTGCGCGCTGGCGGCGTGGGGCGGCGCGCTGGCGCTGGGCGCGCTGGCGGCGCTGGCGGGCTCGCTGCGCGGCTCAGCGGCGCTGCTGGCGGCCGCCTTCGCGCTGCTGGCGCTCACGGCCGTGGCCGAGGCGGCCGCCGTGTGGTGGGGCGCGGCGCACCGGCCGCAGCTGCAGCGCGCGCTCCGCGACTCGCTGGACCACACCGTGCGCCACGAGTACGGCGTCGTGCACTCGCGCACGCAACTGCTCGACGTCATCCAGCACG
Coding sequences within:
- the LOC142976135 gene encoding leukocyte antigen CD37-like, whose translation is MGMSRCYSLMKCLLIIFNIIFLCVGSGACGFAAWALWDGRGSESAAGRAGLCALAAWGGALALGALAALAGSLRGSAALLAAAFALLALTAVAEAAAVWWGAAHRPQLQRALRDSLDHTVRHEYGVVHSRTQLLDVIQHGLECCGAEGPRDWQHSAWARAQQEAGADGALDLSVGAATAYYWVPESCCARPGDECAAARRVPAASGGGAALHGAACGPRVLAALARLARVPLALGAALLAAHAAALPLTLALWLRAHPHRDYKA